One window from the genome of Amaranthus tricolor cultivar Red isolate AtriRed21 chromosome 9, ASM2621246v1, whole genome shotgun sequence encodes:
- the LOC130824301 gene encoding mitogen-activated protein kinase kinase kinase 20 — MEFVRGRIIGRGSFGTVNLAIPKSNPTNSTTQIVVKSSETSSSFSLKNEKEILSQLSNNHPNIIQYLGDSLSYEKGTQFYNLFLEYASKGSLSDQLKFSGGKFEFPVVKKYTKSILKGLCHIHENGFVHCDIKLQNILVFDHGNVKIADFGLAKRKSDESGIQLRGTPLSMSPEIIAGGKIESPADIWALGCAVVEMVSSKSVWELSPENDVSGLLYRIGVSGESPKIPENLCSEGKDFLEKCFVKNPNERWTAHMLLDHPFISGLFDDDEQEGEVSVSPSPRCPFEFPDWQSNLDSDSVSVSVSSFGFSNASWVSRQLEQELICNEMPEWNSSDSWVTIR, encoded by the coding sequence ATGGAGTTTGTAAGAGGAAGGATAATAGGAAGAGGAAGTTTTGGTACAGTTAATTTAGCAATACCCAAATCAAATCCTACAAATTCAACTACCCAAATCGTTGTGAAATCCTCTGAAACCagttcttcattttcattaaaaaatgaaaaagaaatacTTTCGCAATTGAGTAACAATCACCCGAACATAATCCAATATTTGGGTGATTCTTTGAGTTACGAAAAGGGTACCCAATTCTATAATCTTTTCTTAGAATATGCAAGTAAAGGAAGTTTATCTGATCAACTTAAATTTTCTGGAGGCAAATTCGAATTTCCTGTTGTGAAAAAGTATACGAAATCGATTCTAAAGGGTTTATGTCATATTCATGAAAATGGGTTTGTTCATTGCGATATTAAGCTTCAAAACATTCTGGTTTTCGATCATGGTAATGTGAAGATTGCCGATTTTGGGTTAGCCAAGAGAAAATCAGATGAGAGTGGAATTCAATTAagaggaactcctctttctatGTCGCCAGAGATTATCGCCGGCGGGAAAATTGAGTCGCCAGCGGATATTTGGGCACTTGGTTGTGCAGTTGTTGAGATGGTTTCCAGTAAATCGGTGTGGGAATTATCGCCGGAAAATGACGTCAGTGGTTTGCTTTATCGAATTGGTGTTAGCGGAGAATCGCCGAAGATTCCCGAGAATTTATGCTCTGAAGGGAAAGATTTTCTAGAAAAGTGTTTTGTTAAAAACCCAAATGAGAGATGGACGGCCCATATGTTGTTGGATCATCCGTTTATTTCCGGGttatttgatgatgatgaacaagaaggAGAGGTTTCAGTTTCTCCTAGTCCTAGATGTCCATTTGAGTTCCCAGATTGGCAATCAAATTTGGATTCGGATTCGGTTTCGGTTTCGGTTTCGTCTTTCGGGTTTTCTAATGCGTCATGGGTTTCACGTCAATTGGAACAAGAGTTGATTTGTAATGAAATGCCCGAATGGAACTCAAGTGATAGTTGGGTCACAATTAGAtga